The DNA region ggcaggctacagtccatggggtcgtaagagttggacatgacttagtgactaaaccaccatcatggGGAAATGACACAGAGCTTCTGTGCCCTCTCCAAGCCACCCTCCCTGAATCTCCGAATGTTcatctggaagctctctgaaccctatCCTTTTTGGTTTTGGTGGAGACTTCATTATATAGGCATAATTGATTTAAAtcagtgcatgcttagtcgctcagtcgtgtctgactctttgtgaccccatggactgcagcccaccaggttcctctgtccatgggattctccaggcaaaaatactggagtgggttaccatgcccttctccaagggaacttcccaacctaggaatcgaaccagggtctcctgcattgcaggccaattttttactagctgagctatcagggacgccccttaaatcattggccattacTGATTAAACTCAATCTCCAaatcctctcctctccctggagGTCAGGAGGTGGAACTGAAAGTTCCAACCAGTTCAGCCCAATGTAGAACTCTACTGGGCAGTCTTTGTTCAAGGACCCTCGTTGGCCTAGTTGAGACTTTCTCAGGGCTGAACTGCAGTttaagtttcttctttttaaatccttttttccttctctttcttgtttCAGACCTGTATTGGCACCCACTCCTGCACTTTCCACCTTTAGTCTTTTTAGGTATTTTCCCCCAGTGAGTGCCTTGcatgtctgtttctgtcttggcATCTGAACTGACACACAGGGATATTGATAGGATCTACCTTAATGGGCTGTTATGAAAATTCAATGacttaatatatatgaaatgcttATAACAGGACCTGTATGTACTACAGCACGTGCTTTGCAAGTGTTAGCTGCTTTTATTATGCTTTTGATCTGAAGTTATATTTTATTCTCATTAGGAAACCTCTCAGTTCTTAGACTGGCTTGGAAGCCTCTCCTGAATGCTCCAACAGCATCTGGCCCTCACTTCTATTATGGTTGGCCCTCCATATCTACTGGTTTTGcacctgcagattcaaccaaccacagattaaaaatattaggaaaaaaatttccggaaagttccaaaaaagctaaacttgaatttgcttcatgccagcaactatttacatagcatttacaccACATTTACAACTAATTACaggcatttacattgtattttcaCCTATTTCCATATCATTTACATTATATTAGGTAtgataagtaatctagagatgatttaaagagGATAttcataggttatatgcaaatgctATGTCATTTTACATAAGGGACAGAACATCCTCAGATTTTGGTATTTGTGAAGGGTCCTGGGACCAACCccttatggataccaagggatgactgtaTATCGCACTGTTTTCTTGTCAGTCTTTACACTTAGACCATGAATTCAATGCATAATGGAATCTTGTTTTGTTCACTTTTGTGTATCAGTGCTTtacattgtgtctgactcatagtGGATGTTGAATTGATGTCGTTGAATGAAAATGATTCAGTGGAGTCTTAACAGATGAGTATTATTTGTCAAATGGATGAGAGCTGGGAAAGAATTATAGACAGAATTGTATATTGGGGCATGAAAAGCCTGTACTGTGTGGGTTATTGAAAGGTGCTTATTACAGCTAAAGAGTAGGGTGTAAAAGAGGGTGGTCAAAGAGGAGGCTAAGAAAGAAATCTGGGACCAGAGCACTGGGGAGACCTTAAAGCCAAGCTAAGGTAAACATTGTGTAAGCCTTGTGATGTCCTAGTGGGTCCAAAcccatctattaaaaaaaaaagctttatttatggctgatctgggtcttcgttgctgcacttgggctttgtctagttgcggtgagtgggggcttccTCTCTGGTTATGGCACATGGGTTTCTacctgtggtggtttctcttgtggtggagcatgggctccaggcatgcaggcttcacgtgggctcagtagttgtggttctcaggttctagaacacaggctcataAGTTGCAGTGCTcatgcttagttgccccatggcacgtggggtcttctcAGGCCAGGGATCCAACTGGTGTCTTCTACACTACAAAGtgattctcaaccactagaccaccagggaaacccctacaCCCATCTTTGACCTCTATctatgacttcccaggtggctctgtgttaaagaatccacctgccaaggcaggagacacaggagattcaggagattcgagtttgatccttgggctgggaagattccctggagaaggaaatggcaacccactcctgcctgggaaatcccatggacagaagagcttggtggcttcagtccatgggattgcatagagtcggaaacgactgagcaactgagcatgcacatgacTTTATGAGTCATATGTTAGTTCAGCCAGAAACTACAGATTGCCCCCAAAAGGTGGATGTTTCTCTAGAACTATGTACAGAAGTGTAGGCATCTCTGAACATTCATTTCAACAATGCATATGATTGGTCTATATTTCCAAACTGCTTTGGCTGCAATGTCTCACCAAACTGTTGGATCTCTTAACTAATCTCTTTGCCTTCATCACACCCCTGTTTAATCCATCCTTCATTCCCACTGTGAGACAGATCTTTTTAAAGCTAAATCTGGCCATCTCAGCCTTCAGTTTAATACCTTCTAATGGCATACCCTTGTTGCCTATAACATACATCCAGATTCCTTAGTGTAGTTTACAGGACCCCTCCTGGTCTGACCCTTTACCACCtcactttccatttcttcttccataTGCTTTCTACATCACCTAAACTGCTTGTAGGTATCAGGAAGTTTTATGCTGCTCACTCCTCCATTCATGTACACATTATTGCTGCCTGGAATGTCATTTCATCCGTATCCACTTTTTGAACTCTTTAACTATTTTATTAGAAGTATTTCAAAAATCATCGCCTCTGTGAAGCTAGGTCTAACTTAGCAGGTAGTGGGTCACTCTCCTTTATAGCTCCATCAGACTGTGTATACTTCTGTTTGGTACCTACCACATTGCAATGCAGTTGTTTGGTTACTTCCCTGACTCCCCTCTCTAGACTGTGGCTAGAGGGTAGGACCATGTGTTAGTTAGTACAGAGTCCTAGCACATAGTGCAGTGgttggcacatagtaaatactggttaaggaaaaaaggaaggaataaaatgaaagctgttctttttcttttgaaggaagtcCTCTCACCATGTGGCTGTACCTGGCAGTCCTCTTGGGCCTGTACTACCTCCTGCGCTGGTACCGAGAGAGGCAGGTGGTGAGCCACCTCCAGGACAAGTTTGTCTTCATCACGGGCTGTGACTCGGGCTTTGGGAACCAGCTGGCCAGGCAGCTGGACCTGCGAGGCTTGAGGGTCCTGGCTGGGTGTCTGACGGAGCAGGGGGCCGAGCAGCTGAGGAACCAGACATCAGACAGGCTGCAGACAGTGATTCTGGACGTCACCAAGACAGAGAGCATCGCTGCGGCCACTGAGTGGGTGAAGGAGCGTGTTGGGGACAGAGGTATGGGCaagttttttctcctttcatttactCAGGCGTGaagatgttaacattttatgtgcatatatattacacatatataatCTCAAAAGCAGGGCTTGAAAGACTGGCTTTGTCATTTGAAAGACAGTTGTGATCTTTGGCagtgtgtttttttccttaacaatGTTTGTATTGAAAAATGAACCCAGTAGATTTCAGATTTCAAGGCTATTATCTCACCTTGCAAGTGAAGTATTTACAACTACAATCCTTTTCTTCACAATTCTTTACGTTTGAAGAATTTTCAAGAGGTTCTTAAGGATCTGCTTCTTCTGCCCTTCCTTGAAGCCAGCCTTTGatcatctattctttttttaaaacaagttttcattttattttttctaattaatagGCTGTATTCCTTAGAGCAGTgatagatttacagaaaagttggaaAGCACTGAGTTCCCATATGCAACCCCCCTCTTATAGTTTCTCCTATTAGTAACATCTTGCATTGGTGTGGTACATTTATTACATTGATAAACTGATGTTGATACATTAGCATTAATGAAAgtctatagtttacattaggatCCACTTTGTGTTGTATGGTTCTATAGGTTTTGCCAAATGTAAAATATCCTATATTTACCATTATAATATGATGCAGAATACTTTCAGTGCCCTAAAAATCCTTTGGCTCCACCTATCTATCTCCTctgctctccccacctcctccaaaATCCTGGCAACTGTGCAGCCTTTTACTCTTTCCATCTTGTTGTGAAGTTACTCATTTGTGTTATAATATGATGCAGAATACTTTCAGTGCCCTAAAAATCCTTTGGCTCCACCTATTCATCTCCTctgctctccccacctcctcccaaatCCTGGCAACTGTGCAGCCTTTTACTCTTTCCATCTTGTTGTGCAGTTACTcatttgtgtctaactctttgcgaccccatggatttcagcacaccaggcctccctgtccttcaccatctcctggagcttgctcaaactcagagatgcgatccaaccatctcgtcctctgttgtccccactctttccatagttttgccttttctcagATGTCATGCAATTGGAATCATATTGGATATAGCTTtttagactggcttctttcatttaacagtATGCACTTAAGGTCCCTCCGtgccaaccagcccattctgaaggagatcagccctgggatttctttggagggaatgatgctgaagctgaaactccagtactctggccacctcatgcgaagagttgactcattggaaaagattctgatgctgggagggattgggggcaggaggagaaggggacgacagaggatgagatggctggatggcatcactgacttgatggacatgggtctgggtgaactccaggagttggtgatggacagggaggcctgacgtgctgcgattcatggggtcgcaaagagtcggacacaactgagtgactgaactgaactgagtactcatttaattttattactgaataatattccactatatgcactgcagtttgtttatccattcgcttactgaaggacatcttggttgttttaaattttttggcaaTTATGGATAAATCCACTTTTCTAAAGTTCATTTTGGATATTATCCAAATCCTCTTTGatccccttcttctttctctactTGTTTTATGATTCTTTAGGTCCTGATAATTGGACCTATTAGATATTTATTCATCCAATGAGTtctaaaatagtaataaaattattttttttggattgaagaatgtttattttttttaatttactttaaattagaaaactgattttaaaatattactcctACCTGAGGATGTTCTTGACTCCAGAGTCAGAAGTTATGGTTAGTTATAGCCTCTATGCTGTATATAGTGGTTTATTTCTACTGTAtcgttattattattgttaatgtTTTCCCACCTGTTAGAGAGTGTTCTCAAGGACATGGATATCTCTTAACCATCACGGTATTCCCAGTTTCTAACATGTTGTCTGATACATGTTAAGGGCTCAACAAGTGTTGAATGGATCTCATTTACGCATAGTTTAATCTATTACCTTTATGCTCTtgatttctaaattatttcttgTTCATCACACCTGAATTTCCAACTACTTGCTGGTTTTCTCAACTGGAAATTCTACTGGAAGCTCAAACTCACCAAATCTAAAGGAGAACTCTTATTGTCTCATCTTCACCAAATCTGCTTTTCATTTTGGTCCTTGAGACTGattcttctcttctccctccaATCCCAGAGCTCAAGACAGGAAGTTATACTTTCAGTCCTTTGGAAGTACTTTCTGTTTCACCCTTAAAGTGATAATATAGCCATTTAATCCAGAAAGAGTCTTTTTACTAGACTCCCTACCTTAGTGGGCCTTGGACTTCATATCTTCTAATTGTGTATATTTTTTGATGCTATAAATACTGAAGTTCAATTCACACTGTTTGGCAAATTCCCTCAAATCAAAAGCTATCATTAAGGTTCTATTTATCCTCCCTGGATTCCTgccttctctttgtttttggcttGACCTTCTTTTATGTTCTTACTGATAGATGTGTTTAAgattgaaaatacatattttgatttAAGATTGAAAAAGTATATTTTGTCTAGCATTTTTAGCTGTTTTCAACAGGAAGATTGATCAAGGTAGAAGAAGTCTGTCATTTTTGTCTGAAACTAAACTCCtgctttgatttttattgttttagggCTCTGGGGTCTGGTCAACAATGCAGGCATTTTTCACTCACATGGCTATGCTGAGTGGATAAAGATTGAGACCTACAGGGATACCCTTAGGGTGAACCTCATTGGTGTGATAGAGGTGACCCTGAGCATGCTTCCCCTGGTCAGGAAAGCACAGGGGAGAATTGTCAATGTCTCCAGCATTCTGGGAAGAATTGCTTTCTTTGGAGCAGTCTACAGTTGTTCCAAGTATGGAGTGGAAGCCTTCTCAGATATTCTGAGGTGAGACTCTAAAGTTAAAAACAATCTAggagagtgggatggggagggagatgggagggaggtgtggGAAGGAGGGGACACGCTTGATTCTTTTTGATggatgacagaaaaccacaaaattctgtaaagcgattatccctcaattaaaaaaataaagtggcaaagaaacccccaaacaaacaaaagcaaccaCTGAGCACTTAGATATGTCTTAGTCACCACTACCTCCTAGTCACTAGTCACTTTCAcctacattattttatttcatcacttCCAAAATCTGATATGTTTACTAGATATTATGTATTAgataatattcaaatattattgTTTACTAGATATTATTGCTAGTCTGTTTCATACAGAAAGCTGGGGCTCAGATTTAGTATCTATTCAAAGTTCACCTGCAACAACGATGATTTGGCAGAGCCGTGTTTTGACCGAAGTCTCTGTCTCCTGTCACCATACCACATTTTAACTCTCAAGATATATCCTTggtaaaattttctttctgaagagaGGATGACTGTCctctttcctcctgtcctcaTCTCTTCACAGCAACCCTTTCTGGTGCTCATCTGCTTGCAGTTAACTTATTTCATCCCTTTATTCTGTATATCTTCTCTTTATctaatggtttcttttttttcttataactttAGTTTGCCACAACCCTCTAATGGCCCTGCCTCTACCTCCTGGCTTTTTAAAATACCTCACTTCAGCTTCCTGCTCCTCTATCAGCGgttctttctttttatagctcccttcatattttaatttctgagaCAGAGAATCCTGTTGGGCTTGAGATCGTTTTTTTGGGTATTCTGTATGACATTgcatgatgtgattttttttgcaCTTACTATCTGTTAGGCACTGCTGTGAGTATTTTACATCtaataaatcatttaattttcatagcaaCCCAGtgaggaagaaattatttttatccttattatatatctagggaaactgaggcacaaaggtTCAGTAATTTGCCATGGCCATCTTGGTAATAACAGGCTGAGTCACTGTCCAGTCCTAAGAAGGGCTCTTCTCCCATTAAGGACCCTTCCTGGTCATGCCAGCTGTAGACATGAGGATGCAGTCACACGGTACAGAATAGTGCTGCACAGACTCTCCTTTAGCACAGGCTGACTCTAGGGGCAGTTTCTCTTAGAAACAAGCTACGAATATTACAGACATCATGAATTAACTTCCTATGGCAGTTGTAATAAGTTTCCACAAGTAATTTATGGTGCATGGTGTCTtacaactgctactgctaagtcacttcagtcatgtccgactctgtgcgaccccatggactgcagcccaccaggctcccccatccctgggattctccaggaaagaacaccggagtgggttgccatttccttctcgagggcataaaagtgaaaagtgaaagtgaagtcgctcagtcgtgtctgactcttatcgaccccatggactgcagcccaccaggctcctccatccatgggattttccaggcaagagtactggagtggggtgccattgccttctccctgtcttacaacagcacacatttattctctcacagttctggagtctagaagtctgaaatcagcaTCACTGGGCCAAAGTCAGTTGTTGACAGGGCCATGTTCTTCTGAAGGCTCTAGGAGAGAATCTGTTACTTGCCTTCTGCTTCTGGTGGCTGCTGgaattccttggcttgtggccacatcaacCTCTGCCTTTATGGTCACTttgccttctcttcctctgttggTCTTTGGATCTACCTATGCCTCTCTTATAAGGACAGTTGTGATTGCATTTAGGATGCACCCAGATCACCTGGCATAGTCTCCCTAGCTTAAGATCCTTAACTCAATCAAACTTGTAAAGTCTTTGCCACATAAGGTAACATTTACAGGTTTCAGGGATTAGGACCTGATATGCTTGGGAGTCATTATTTAACTTACCACATGCCATGACTGGTATATATCTAATATAATGTGCATATCATATTATCTGCTTAGGAAAGGAGTAGGGAAATAACCAAGGACATTACATGAGTTGTTACTGTATGGCAGGCATCTTTCCTGGCTTCCTGCCTATCCAACATTTTGACCACCTCCATGGGGCCGCTGCCTGCTGATTTACCACTGCTCATGCCTCTTGGACTCCCAGGCCAAGAGCAAAGACATGCCCTTCCAACCTTTAAATCATTATTTAGTTCCTGTAGGAAATTCCAGTTTGCCTTAATTATGCTAAGGATAAACAGAAAAAGGAAGTTTTGTCCCCCATTTGAGTTAGAATTTTAAAGGTGATGGAGATGTGGCGTGTGGGGAATGTATGAGAAAGCTGCAAGGGGAAGTGAAATGCAAAGGGCCAAAGCACCCCTGGCTTGCCTAGCCCCTCCTTCTGCTCCAATACACACAGGTACCTGGAGAATCATTTTCTGAAGCTTTAACTTGAAAGGTTTTAGGCTTTGGTTTGATAAGGGAGGGTTTTCctttagagcagtggttcttaacTTTTAGCATGCCTCAGAGTCACCTGGAAGGCTACTTTGGACAGATTGTTGGTTCttacccccagagtttctgatttagtaAATTTAGACTTGGGCTCAGTAATCTGCATTCTAGCAAGTTCCCAGATGCTGATGCTATTGATCTGGGGTCCACACTTTGGGAACCATTCATTCCTTTAGAGGATCACGATGCTTTGTGTTTTATATTCTTATGAAACACTGCTCCAAACTTTTCTCCTTGACATTAGCTTGGGCTTCATCTTCTCTAGCAAGGTGCTCCAACCTCTAGAGCAGGGAGCAGCCCTCATCACTGTCCTGGAGTACTGAAAGAATACCTCACAGGGTGCACAATGCCATCTTACTTCACGTGGTGAAGGCAGCACTTCGCATAGTGCCTGATACATACACGGCCCCCTGATGAATACTTTCGAAAATGTTTTTTGAACTAACCCGAATATTCTGGAGTGACCAGTGACTTGTCAGTTTAATGCCCACGTCATATTCCACTAATGGTCTCTTGCAGTCTTTGAACACACTGTAATTTTTCACAGCCCCCTGCTTCTGTGAGTGCAATTCCATCAGTATGGTATTCCACTCCACTCTTTCTTCACTTGGAAATTTCCTCTTTATCCTTGGAGGCTCAACTGAAACATTTTCTCCTTACTGAAGCCTTCTTTGACTCCCTCAGAAAATCTACATCCTCTTTTCTACTTATGTAGCCCCATTAATACCTTGCCTTTATAATTCTTTTGACTTGTATTgcaattatttgcttatttatcagATTCACTCACTGTGGGTTTTTCAGGGGTGGTGAGCAGAGTCTTAATTTACTGAGATTGTGCATGCAAAACACTTAGCCCAGTAGATAccataaaaacattaattttccttATTATTCCTTGTATTCTTCATTTTTCCAGTGTATAGCACATGGTTGAAAGTGAACAATTCTGTTAAATAAATGGATGTGGAGTTGAATGGTTATGGTAGTTTGTATAATCATATCCCAATTATTGCACCTAGGGatgtgtaaaattttattttgttcccctccatttctttatcttttaaaatattcagtaaaggtgtttttataactattttgttttgttttctccttgaAAACATTGAAATTGTGGTATCTTTCAGTCAGAGGAGTTAacttgagggttttttttcccctaggcgTGAGCTTCAACATTTTGGGGTGAAAGTCAGTATGGTTGAACCTGGCTACTTCAGAACAGCAATGACAGATTGGCAGAAGTTCTCAGAGATAATGAAACAAATCTGGAAAGAAACCCCTGCGCATATTAAGGAGACCTATGGACAGAAGTTTTTTGATGCCTGTGAGCTTTTCTTTTAATGGCATGATGGATAATCTTGCACGAAAAGGGCAAAGGCGGTTGGTAGAGACAGACTGGGAGATCTTCTAAGAATAAATCACCTTCAGTAAAGCCTTCCCAAGACAAGAGGGAAGGTTCAGGAAGGTCCCAGCGCCTTCATAGTTGGTGTGGTGATGGCTGTTGTGGCTGAGGAAGAGGCCATACAAGCAGCCTCAGGCCAGAGCTTGCCCTGCCCTGTCACATATGGGCCTGGACACCTGAGCACCAGGGAGGTATTATGTggttggaaacatggagtctctGGATTTTGTGAGGGGGTGCCTCTTCACAGTTTGAAGGGGCTGGTGTGGGAGGCCTGCTTAGTTGAGCATTCAGTATTATCTACTCTTTGGGTAACAGCCTAGCCACAAACTCCACATTTTATTATGAGAGGAGGGAGGGTGCATATAGGTGGGGAGAGGTAAGTGGATTAGGACAGGATTTGCAGGGCACTGTCGGCCATTCCCAGAGGTTGGACCTCATGTGCAGGCCGTGGGAGTCTTGCAGGAGTGAGAAGGTTCAATTTCATGGCATGGAGGAGGATCGGTtttgggggaagagggagggctTAAAGAAGTCCTTTAAGTAGAAGAAAGTCATGCACACTAGTGTGGGGTGCACCTTCCTGGGGAAGTTGtggagtcgtgtccgactctttgtgaccccatggactgtagcccactaggctcctccatccatggaattttctaggcaagagtactggagtgggttgccattttcttctccaggggatcttcccaacccagggatcgaacccgggtctcccacatttcgggcagatgctttaccattgcCACCAGGGAATCGCTCCTGGGGAAGGGGtacttttttttcacataaagaaTTTAGCAGCTTGCCAAGGCCAAAGGGAGCAGCTCTCTTTTCCCATTCACAAAAAGGCTCCGTGGCAGGTAGCAGTAGCCCTGGCCTTGACTTTGGGTGATAGCTCAGtacagagaaaggagaaggggaatgtGCACATGGAAGACTCCTGACCTCCAGCCCTGTCTTCTGGGTACATTAGGCTTAGGGGGGTGACTATCCACAGAGGGGAGAGAAATTGGATCAAGGAAAGACTGATAGAAAACTTCCTGAGCCTCTCAGAATACAAAGCTAGGGAACTACAATTCCTAACAAGTCAGGCAGCCAGCTGCTCTTCTGAGCTCTTCTCTACCTAAAGTTTTAAACTATTAGAGAATTTGTCTCCCCTTGTGGGTACATATATTTGACAACAGAAATCAAAGGACAAGAGAATTTACTAAGAAGTGGCTTTATGTAAAAGGAGGGATATATGTATTTAATGATTTAAAGGAGTTgaaattgttcatttatttgtccCTAGATCAGAATAATTTAGATCAGTGCTATCCAATAGATATATGAgaaccatatatatataatcttatatttcccagtagatactttttaaaaaaaaaaaaccaggttaaattaattttaatacattttactttcagttcagttcagttcagttgctcagttgtgtccgactctttgagaccccatgaatcgcagcacgccaggcctccctgtccatcaccatctcctggagttcactcaaactcatgtccatcgagttggtgatgccatccagccatctcatcctctgtcgtccccttctcctcctgcccctagtccctcccagcatcagagtcttttccaatgagtcaactcttcacatgaggtagcaaaagtactggagtttcagctttagcatcattccttccaaagaacacccagggctgatctcatttagaatggactggtgggatctccttgcagtccaagggactctcaagagtcttctccaacaccacagttcaaaagcatcaattcttcggcacttaatcccatatatatat from Bos mutus isolate GX-2022 chromosome 5, NWIPB_WYAK_1.1, whole genome shotgun sequence includes:
- the LOC102283510 gene encoding 17-beta-hydroxysteroid dehydrogenase type 6, with the protein product MWLYLAVLLGLYYLLRWYRERQVVSHLQDKFVFITGCDSGFGNQLARQLDLRGLRVLAGCLTEQGAEQLRNQTSDRLQTVILDVTKTESIAAATEWVKERVGDRGLWGLVNNAGIFHSHGYAEWIKIETYRDTLRVNLIGVIEVTLSMLPLVRKAQGRIVNVSSILGRIAFFGAVYSCSKYGVEAFSDILRRELQHFGVKVSMVEPGYFRTAMTDWQKFSEIMKQIWKETPAHIKETYGQKFFDAYHDLMKQGLLSCSTNLNLVTDCMEHAVTSVHPRTRYSAGWDAQFFFVPLSYLPTSLADYILTRSWPKPAQAV